Genomic DNA from uncultured Methanospirillum sp.:
CATTCATGCGGGTATAGTTTTCTCACTACATTCCATGGTAATATGACGAGGGCCCCTGATAGAGAAAAAAGATCCGGAGAACTGGTCCCGGATTTATGCTGTTTCACGAATAGCCGGACCAGGTCCCATTACCGGTGCTGGTGGCACTGAACTGATGGATACATTCCATGCCATTGGATTCTTTTCCATACTGAGTGCATTCAGGTAGTATGTACCTGGTTCTGGTATGTTGAGGATCTTGAATGTTTCGGTAGAGATTCTGCTGAATCCTGGCAGGACGTATGAGTTGGTATCGTCCATGACGTAACTACCGTTTGAGTATGAGAGGAAATACATCGGAGATTCTGCCTGGGTCTGCCCCCTCTGGAAGAAATACTCTCCTTTTTCCAGGGTGAATGGCTCTGAAACAGTAGTGCCTGTCCCTGACAGATTCACCGGTACCGTAATCGGATTTGTCATATCATACCTGGTCACCTGTGCTGCCCAGGTGCCTGTACTCGTTATATTGATAGTGCATTCATTCGGTTTATAAATCCCGAAGGCGAGACTTCCGTTGTAGGGGCTGTCAATAATGAGCTCTGATGATCCTACACCGGCATCTTTGGTTGCCTGATTGTAACTCATCCTCTGGGGCTCAAAAGCCTGGAAGGAGATGAGGTATACTCCGGGTTCCATGGACATAGTCACATCCGGCTGTTCATTTGATAGTGTAGCAAGAGTCTCTGTAGTTACCGGAGTTGATCCAACTGTGACTGCCTGGACTGATCCAAAGATTGTAAAGCTTGCTATCACAAAAAAGCACAGCACATGAAATAGTTTCATAGGATTACTGATCTTCTTTTCTATATATATTTATGCAAAGATTATTCCGGATTGATGGCAATCTGCAGAAATTGGGTGTAAACAAACTCATATTGGATGAATCATACAATCGACATAATGTCAATTCATAGTAAAATATTTTCATTTCAATGGGTGTCGGCGTAAATCCGGAAAGCATAGATCCGGTTTTCAGATCATGGAAACCAGGAATCCTGGTTTTCGATATCCACAAGAAGATTACGGTATGGTTTCAACCCGGGTTATCGCCATCTTTTTTGACCCGGTCTAACAAGTTGCACATTGTGGATAATTTCTCTTTTCAACCATAACTATGACGCATAAATCCACATAGTTTCTTCTTCTCTCCCGGTAGTATGGCAGAAGAAATATGCTTGATGTGCAATCAGATTAAAAAAACCTAATATTACCCCCCTGATCAAGCTGTATCATGAACCAGATGGATTAGAATTCAGCCGATACTTCTCTACTGCACAATTTTGTCTGTTGACTATTCAGCCTAATAATCCCATGTTTTCTGTGAATAGAGACGATGATGGCGATACTGAGTGAATTATCTTTCTGGCAGATTCTGGTGATAACTTTTATATTCCTATGCAAAGTAGGCTGAATAGAGGTGTAACAGATGATAGCAAGACTCCGCTACTCAAGAAAATTCCGGAATCATCTTTGTGTCTGTGCAATGGGCTTATGTAACAAAACGGATTGCCCATCATATGGAAAATGGTGGTGCCCCTTTACCGGTTGGTAACATCTTCCAATCCAATTAATTCATGATACATCATTTTGTCATGTGAATGGTTATCGTGGGTGCCCTCGAGGATGTAATTCCTACCCGACACTCGTTACGAAGTAAGGATGCTTGTTCATCCGGATGATCCTATCATGTACATGGGGAGGGTTTGGGAAAAGTGGCAAAGCCCGCCTCCCTATGGAAACTTTTCAATGAGTATATGATCGATTATGATGGACACTGATCTGTTTCAGGCTGCTCAAATCCTAAAGTCACCTGTAAGATTAAAACCGTGACCATCAGTTCTGCATCTCGACCGTCAGATATGTGATCCGGTTTTGATCCGGGTTCAGAATGTGACTATCCAGTATGTTCTCGCTATGGAAGACCCCTACACAATCCGTTATCATGCGTCAGGATATCTTGACCGGGTTAGAGGGAATTGGTTCGTTCGATAAACAGAAGGCAAAACGTATGACTCCTGCAATACAGATGCAACAGGTCTCACGATCCTTTGGAAAACTCATAGCAGTCGATAATGTCTCTCTTGAAATACCGGAAGGGGAGATATTTGGTCTGCTTGGCCCGAATGGGGCTGGTAAGACTACCATTCTTTCAATATTATCAACGATGCTATCTCCCTCATCCGGCTCTGCAATGGTAAACGGTCATGATACATGTACAGAACCAGATGATGTCCGCCGCTCCATTGGTATCGTATTTCAGTCTCAAAGTATCGATGAAGAACTTAGCGCCTGGGAAAATATGGAATACCATGCCCGAATCTTCCGGGTACCGAGGGAAATCAGAACCCGGAAGATCAACGAGTTACTTACCCTGGTGGAACTCTATGATCGCCGGTATGATGTTCTGAAGAAATTTTCCGGCGGTATGAAACGACGGCTGGAATTAGCCCGTGGTCTGCTCCATCACCCGTCTGTTCTTTTTCTTGATGAACCGACTCTTGGTCTTGATCCCCAGACTCGCAATCATCTTTGGCACTATATCACCACGTTATCGAAAGAAAAAGGGATTACGATAATTCTTACCACCCATTACATGGAAGAGGCCGACCGGCTTTGTGATAGGATTGGTATCATCGATCATGGAAGAATAATTGCCATTGATACTCCTGATAATTTGAAATCCAGTCTGGGGGGAGATCTAATCACGATCAAATCACCTCTCCTGAATGAAGTTGCACAGGCCATACGGGAACCCTGGATTAACAGGGTTGACGTGCATCAGCATGAGGTTATTTTCAGTCTCATGCATGCAGAGCAGTACGTCCCGATCATTATGACCCGGTTGATTGAAAAGCAGATTCCCATTACCTCTCTGTCTATCCATAAACCTACTCTGGAAGATGTATTTTTATTCTATACCGGGAAAAAAATCAGAGATTCTGATGTTGATTTTTGGGAAAATATACAAAACAGAGAGAGAATGACGGGGAGAGCATAATGGATGTTATATATGCAATATGGCTTCGGAATATGCAACGGTTTGTGAAATCACGAAGCCGGGTGATTGGTAGTATTATGATGCCCCTGTTTTTCATATGTTTCCTGGGTTATGGACTCAATTCTGTGGTCAATATTCCCAACCTGCAGAGTAATTACATGGAATTCCTTATTCCCGGTATGGTAACCATGAGTGTCATGTTCTCTTCAATAGCTGCAGGTACGCAGATTATCTGGGATAAACAGTTTGGAATATTAAAGGAGACCATGGTAGCTCCTATCTCCCGGTATGAGATTATGCTTGGTCAGACTATCGGTGGTGCAACCACCGCGGTGTTACAGGGATTTCTTATCCTTTTCTTTGCCCTCATCATCGGATTAATCGGATCTGATGTCACTGGATTCATATCCGCTCTGGTGATAATGCTTATCATCGGCATTTCGTTTACGGCATTTGGCATTGCGTTAGCCTCATCATTTGATAATATGCCTGGATTCCAGTTATCCATGAGCTTCATCGCGTTTCCTATCTTCGGATTGTCCGGAGCACTGTATCCGATATCTGCGTTACCCGAATTTGTTCGCCCACTTACGTTGATCGATCCACTGACATACGGGGTAGAGGGTGTCAGATATGGCCTTACCGGAGTTTCCCAAATCCATCCACTCATCTGTCTGGTAGTGATTTTCGCGTTTGCATGTTTTACCGTCGCTGCAGGAGCATATCAGTTTAAACGGATTAAATCGTAACATAATCCTAAGAAACATTGTAAATTGGCATTCCTCATGTCACGAAACCATGTACAATAATTTCTACATTCATTCTATATTCGGTACGATTCTGTCTGGATGATTTTACTCCGGAATCTTCACCCCGGTTGTTTTCATTTACGTAGATTTATATTCTATCTGTTATATATTGGGCAATACCTGTGCAACACTATGCTCAGTGGTGGGGTTCATATGCAAATGAATATCTGGATAATACTCCTGATCTTCATCCTTTTAGGATGTGGGGGGTTCGCGGTATCGGCTGTCCAACCGGATGGTACCTCTGGAAACGATCTGTATTCCAGGATTTTAGCCAACAATAATGAGTACGTGAATCAGGGTTCTTCTGAACCTGGTGCCGAGCCGAAACTTTCTGCAGTTTCTGGTATAGAAAGTGATCCGGGTGTATGTTCCTCGTCACCGGAATCATGGGTTACCATTACTATGCCGACGACGATTACCTGCCCTGGTAATTATCGTATCTCAAACGATTACAATGCTACGAATACTACTGAAACAGGAGTTACAATTCTCTCTTCGAATGTTACCCTTGATGGAAATGGGCACACCTTCAGTGGAAATGGTCTTTTAGGAACAACCGGAGTGACTGTTCAATCCGGTTATAATTCAATATTCGAGGGGGTTGTAATACAAAATTTCAGAACTGACAACAGTTGGAGAGGAATTAATTACATTGCAATCTCCGGAGCAATTACTAATACTACTCATACCGGTGGAAGGGTCGGAATACAGGCATCAGGTGATAACAATCAGATCCTTGGCAATACCATTCAGAATGAGAGAAGTGGTATCAAGATTTTAGGAGGAAATTACACAGTTCAGAATAATCAGGTATTTAATACCACGATCTGCTTTGATATCCAGGGATATGCACTGTCACATTTCTTACATCATATTGACAGATCAAACCTGGTAGATGGAAAACCGATCGTGTACTATTCAAACCAGTCTGATTTTTCTGTCCAGACCGATACAGAGCCAGCGATGATCATCATCGCAAATTGTAGAAATGTTACCGTACATAACATCAGCACAAATAACTCCTATATCGGATACCAGTTAGTCTGGAATGATCAGATTCATGCTGAAAACATTTCAGATACACGTTCTATGTATGGAATGGTTGCTATCTCTGTTCAGAATGGATCTTTTTCAAATTCATCATTTACAGGAAATTGGGATGGAATAGATATTGAGAATGGAGTTAACCTTTCTTTCTCTAATATTACTATTGTAAACCCGACACTCAGTGGAGTATGGTTCTATAATAGTACACACATTAAAATCACCGATTCATCGGTAAAAGACACGAGATCAGATCTCTATCCATATCCAATCCCCGGGATTATGGCATATCTTTGTGATACGTTTGATGTAACAAAGAGTTCAGTCTCAAACGCGAGTGAATATGGAATTGGAATTATCAGTTCTGCCAATGTTATCCTGGATGATGTTCTGGTAACCAAATGTGGACTGCTCTCATCAGAAGAGAGTAGTATTGGTAAAGGAGGAATTCTTCTTCAGAATACGACCGGATTTTCTGTTAAAAATTCAAGAATCACCAAGAATTACGATGGTATCCTTTTGCGCAATGTCACAAAAGGAATAATTTCAGGAAACAGGATCTCTGAAAACGAACAGTCCGGTCTGATTACAAATACAACCACACAGACAATCCTGTATAATAATATCTTCAATAACTCTGACAACGTTCTCATCGATCAGTATAGTTACAATACTGGCTGGAACATCTCGCTCACGTCAGGAACCAATATTGTAGGGGGACCAAACCTCGGTGGTAACTTCTGGGCAACTCCGAATAACACTGGTTTCTCACAGACCCATACAGATCGGGGAGATGGTATCTGTAATGGCTCGTTCACTCTTTCTCCCGGCCAGACAGATTATCTACCATTGGCAGAGTGGAGTAACCCTCTGACCGCCGGGTTTGATGGAAATGGTACCCAGGGAGTTCCTCCGCTCTCTGTTTTATTCACTGATACCAGTTCCGGACAGCCAACTCATTGGAACTGGATGTTTGGTGACGGATCAGTATCTCATGAGCAGAATCCGATTCATACATACCGCGGTGTTGGCAGATATACCGTGACATTAGAGGTATCTGATTCTAATGGAAGATCAGACATCATCAGGAAACCGGGATACATTGTAACAAATTCTGGAAGAGTGACCGGACCGAATGGCATGATCTGGATATCCTCCACTCCGTCAGATGCACAGGTATATGCTGACGGAGT
This window encodes:
- a CDS encoding NosD domain-containing protein, whose protein sequence is MNIWIILLIFILLGCGGFAVSAVQPDGTSGNDLYSRILANNNEYVNQGSSEPGAEPKLSAVSGIESDPGVCSSSPESWVTITMPTTITCPGNYRISNDYNATNTTETGVTILSSNVTLDGNGHTFSGNGLLGTTGVTVQSGYNSIFEGVVIQNFRTDNSWRGINYIAISGAITNTTHTGGRVGIQASGDNNQILGNTIQNERSGIKILGGNYTVQNNQVFNTTICFDIQGYALSHFLHHIDRSNLVDGKPIVYYSNQSDFSVQTDTEPAMIIIANCRNVTVHNISTNNSYIGYQLVWNDQIHAENISDTRSMYGMVAISVQNGSFSNSSFTGNWDGIDIENGVNLSFSNITIVNPTLSGVWFYNSTHIKITDSSVKDTRSDLYPYPIPGIMAYLCDTFDVTKSSVSNASEYGIGIISSANVILDDVLVTKCGLLSSEESSIGKGGILLQNTTGFSVKNSRITKNYDGILLRNVTKGIISGNRISENEQSGLITNTTTQTILYNNIFNNSDNVLIDQYSYNTGWNISLTSGTNIVGGPNLGGNFWATPNNTGFSQTHTDRGDGICNGSFTLSPGQTDYLPLAEWSNPLTAGFDGNGTQGVPPLSVLFTDTSSGQPTHWNWMFGDGSVSHEQNPIHTYRGVGRYTVTLEVSDSNGRSDIIRKPGYIVTNSGRVTGPNGMIWISSTPSDAQVYADGVYLGETPLQSVGVPAGIRQILVSKDGYNDWTGYVQVRQGVFSYVPKVVLRSY
- a CDS encoding ATP-binding cassette domain-containing protein; amino-acid sequence: MTGLEGIGSFDKQKAKRMTPAIQMQQVSRSFGKLIAVDNVSLEIPEGEIFGLLGPNGAGKTTILSILSTMLSPSSGSAMVNGHDTCTEPDDVRRSIGIVFQSQSIDEELSAWENMEYHARIFRVPREIRTRKINELLTLVELYDRRYDVLKKFSGGMKRRLELARGLLHHPSVLFLDEPTLGLDPQTRNHLWHYITTLSKEKGITIILTTHYMEEADRLCDRIGIIDHGRIIAIDTPDNLKSSLGGDLITIKSPLLNEVAQAIREPWINRVDVHQHEVIFSLMHAEQYVPIIMTRLIEKQIPITSLSIHKPTLEDVFLFYTGKKIRDSDVDFWENIQNRERMTGRA
- a CDS encoding ABC transporter permease, with amino-acid sequence MDVIYAIWLRNMQRFVKSRSRVIGSIMMPLFFICFLGYGLNSVVNIPNLQSNYMEFLIPGMVTMSVMFSSIAAGTQIIWDKQFGILKETMVAPISRYEIMLGQTIGGATTAVLQGFLILFFALIIGLIGSDVTGFISALVIMLIIGISFTAFGIALASSFDNMPGFQLSMSFIAFPIFGLSGALYPISALPEFVRPLTLIDPLTYGVEGVRYGLTGVSQIHPLICLVVIFAFACFTVAAGAYQFKRIKS